The Novosphingobium humi DNA window GAGAACAATGGCTTCCCAGAAGTTCATGGCAGTCGCTCCGAAGAGGGATCAGTTGAGCGGATCGCGGCGGTAATCCTCGACCGCCTTGGTGTCGCGCAGGGCCTCGATTTGCGCGGCAATGTCATAGCCCTTGTCGGTGACGATACGCTCCAGCACGCGCACCCGGTCTTCCAGTTCCTGCGTCTTGGCAGCGTATTGGGCGGCGCGTTCGGCCGTGTCATCGGCGGTGGCGCGGATCTGCATTTCGGCGATGCGGGTCTTGTGCCTGGTCCAGATCGCCACGATCGGGATCGAAAGCGCGACAATCGGAATGAACGCGCCAATAGTGCCAGCGGACATGGAATTTCCCCCTAAATGCTGGGCTTTCAGCGCAGCTTTTCGATTTCTTCGGACAGGCGCGGGTTGGAGGAGACATAGTAGTCCTCCACCGCGGCCAGGCGACGGTCCAGATCGCGGAACTTGGCGCGGACCTCGCGGGTGGTGCGGCCCGGCGACTGACGCACACCCTGCCAGAAACGCTGCTCCTCGCGGTCGGTATAGAGCGCGCGGGGCTTGTCGGGCGCCAGAAAGCCGATGCCGAAATAGATCACCCAGGCGGTGCCCCCGCTCATCGAGAGCAGGACCAGCGTGGCGATCCGCACCCAGAGCACGTCAATTCCGGTATAATCGGCAATCCCGGCGCAAACGCCCATGAACTTGCCATTGGCCTTGTCACGGTAAAAACGGGTGTGGATCGGGTTCATCGAAAGCTCCTGTCGGAAGAGCGGGCGCGCATACGATCTATTTCGCGCAGCGGCTGGTTGTCGATTTCGCGGTTGGGCATCGGAACCGCCGGATGGAATTCGGGATGCTCGGAGGCGACGAGGCGCTCGACTGTGTCCATCCTTTCATCCAGCCGCCGGGCCAGTTGATAGAGTTCCTCCAGCAGCGCCTCGTCATCCGATGTCAGCGTGGCAGAGGTTTTCCACTTGGTGACATAATGCAGGATGATCCACGGCAGGCCGATGAAGAGCGCGCAAATGGCCACCAGAGGCACGATATCCATGGCTTAGCCCTCCTTCTTCAAGGCGCGCTTCATGGCCTCAAGCTCCTCGTCCACCTTGTCGCCAGAGGCGAGGGCGGCGATCTCGTCGGCCAGCGTGGGCTTGGCATTGTCGGCCAGGCCCAGCGCATCGGCGCGGCCCTCGGCATAATCGACGCGGCGCTCCAGCGCATCAAAGCGGGCCATCGCCTCATCCACCCGCTCGCTGGCCAGCAGCGTGCGCAGCTTCACGCGGTTTTCCGCGCTTTCCAGACGGGCGGCAATCGCGGTCTGGCGGCTGCGGGCCTCGCGCAGGCGGGTCTGGAGCTTTTCGATGTCGGCCTCAAAGGCGCGCAGAGAATCGTCGAGCACCGAGACTTCCGATTGCAGCTGGTCGGCCATGTCCGACGCCTTGCGCTTTTCGACCAGCGCGGCGCGGGCCAGATCCTCGCGGTCTTTCGAGAGGGCCAGTTGTGCCTTTTCGCCCCAATCGGCCTGAAGGCGATCAAGCTTGGCGATATGGCGGCGCATCTCCTTTTGATCGGCGATGGTGCGGGCGGCCGACGCGCGCACTTCGACCAGCGTTTCCTCCATTTCGAGGATGATCATGCGGATCATCTTGGACGGGTCTTCGGCCTTTTCCAGAAGATCGGAGAAATTGGCGGCGATAATGTCGCGGGTGCGGCTGAAAATGCCCATGCGGCTTGCTCCCGAAGGTGGATTGGATTGCAGTTTCTCGATTTCCCGTTCTAGCCTGTTGTGGCCGCGCGAGAAATCCTGAAGCGAAAAAAACCGGGCCGGAGGGGAAGATGCCCGATCACGCAGGGGCGTTGCGCGATCATCACCCGACGAGCGGGCGAACAGGCCCTCCGGCCCGTCTTTCGCCAGACCCCGGGGGATGCGCATCGAGTGTGTCGGCGATGCGCCGGCCATGCCGGGGGTGTCGGCATGGGCGATAGGGTCCAGAGGCGAAAGTTTGGTCATGCAGGGTATAGCGCAAAGCCCGTGCCAATTTGCCGATGGCGCGGAAATCGGGGGTTTTGCTGCGGGCGGCGCTTGACGGAATTTGTGGGTTTTGCCAAACTTCGGGAAATTTTACCAAGGATAGGCAATTCATGGCGCTATCTCCCCACCATGCTCCGCGCGACACGCAATTCATCGGCCAGTCGGGCGCCTTCCTCGATGCCGTCGAGCGCGCCAGTCGCGCTGCGCCCCTGCGCCGCCCGGTGCTGGTGATCGGCGAGCGGGGGACGGGCAAGGAGTTGATTGCCGAACGCCTCCACCGCCTGTCCTCGCGCTGGGACGAGCCATTGGTGACGCTCAATTGCGCGGCCATGCCTGAAACGCTGATCGAGGCGGAATTGTTCGGGCATGAGGCGGGGGCCTTTACCGGCGCGACACGGGCGCGGGCGGGGCGGTTCGAAGAGGCGGATCGCGGCACACTGTTCCTCGATGAACTGGGCACGCTCTCCATGGGCGCGCAGGAGCGCCTGCTGCGCGCGGTGGAATATGGCGAGGTGACGCGGATCGGGGCCTCTCGCCCGCTGCGGGTGGATGTGCGCATCGTGGCGGCCACCAATGAGGATCTGCCCCGCATGGCGCGCGAGGGGCGGTTTCGCGCCGACCTACTCGACCGTTTGAGTTTCGAGGTCATCACCCTGCCGCCCCTTCGCGCGCGCGAAGGGGATATTGCGGTGCTGGCCGAATATTTCGGGCGGCGCATGGCCAGCGAGATGGGCTGGGACCGCTGGCCGGGGTTCAGCGGGGCGGCGGCGGCGGCGCTGGAGAAATATCACTGGCCGGGCAATGTGCGTGAGCTGCGCAATGTGATCGAGCGGGCGGTCTATCGCAGCGACAGCCCGGAAATGCCGATTGCCGAAATCACCTTTGATCCTTTCGATTCGCCATGGAAGCCGACCCAATCGCTGCGCGCCGCCGATCATGAGGCCGCGCCCGCGCCCGTTATGGCGGGCGATCTGGCCGGTGTGTCGGATCTGCGCGGGGCGGTGGATGCGCATGAAAAGGCCATCGTCGAGGCCGCCCTTGCCCGCCACCGATACAACCAGCGTCAGACCGCCAAGGCGCTGGGCCTGACCTATGACCAGTTGCGCCATACAATGCGCAAGCATCATCTGCTTTGACGCCATCATCCGCTTTGACTTGGGCGGCGCGGGGGCTAAGTTGCGCGCAAATCTGAGAAAGGCGCGCGCATGGGCAAGGTGATCGCGGTTTACAGCATGAAGGGCGGGGTGGGAAAATCCTCGCTGGCGGTCAATCTGGCGCATGGTTTTGCGGTGTCGGGCAAAAGGACACTGATCTGGGATATTGACGCGCAGGGGGCGGTGGCGTTCCTGTTGGGTCAGGCGGGGGCGGCGGCGAAGGCGAAGAAGATTTTTGCCCGCGACGCTGATCCTGCCGATGCGATTGTGCCGACCAACTGGCCCGAACTCGACCTGATCGCTGCGGATCTGTCGCTGCGCCATTTGGAAAGCGATCTGGCTGATGACAAGCCCAAGCGTTTGAAGAAACTGCTGGAGAGCCTGTCGCCCGATTATGACCGGATCGTGGTGGATTGCCCGCCGGGTCTGGGCGGGATTTCGGACCAGATTTTCCGCGCGGCCGATCTGCTGGTGGTGCCCCTGTTGCCCGCGCCGCTGGCGATGCGCACGCTCGATCAGGTGAAGGATCATCTGGCGGCCGAGCGCGGCGGCAAGGCGCCGGGTATTCTGCCGGTTCTCTCCATGGTGGACCGGCGCAAGGCGATGCACCGCGAGATCGTCGAGTCCCATCCCGACTGGCCCGCAATCCCCCATGCCAGCGTGATCGAACAGATGGGGCAGAAGCAGGCGCCTCTGGCCGAATTTGCGGGTAAGAGCGCGGCCATGCTGGCGGTGGACAATGTGCTGGCGCGCGCGGAATTGATGCTGGGCAGCGGGGTGTGGCTGACGCAGGCGACGGATGAAGGGTGGGTGAAGGGGTGATCTCCTAACCCACCCCCTTGCATTCGGCTCAAAACAGGCGTAATGGGCCGATCAATCCCGACATTGTGAAGCAAAGCGGGGCTGGCGCCGGAAGGGGCCGGCGCGAAATCGCATTGCACAATGTCTGCCCATTACAGGAACTTACATGGCCAATATCGCGCGCATTACTGAGATTGTCGAACCAGAGGTGAAAGCCCTTGGCCTTGATCTTGTGCGCGTGATTCTGTTCGGCAAGTCGGACGTGGGCGATGAGGAGCATACGCTGCAGATCATGGCCGAGCGCCCCGAAACCGGGCAATTGGTGATCGGCGATTGCGTGGCGCTGTCGCACCGCATTTCGGACAAGATCGACGCTCTGGAAGAGGCGGGCGAGACGCTGATCGAGGAGGCTTATCGCCTTGAGGTCAGCTCGCCCGGCATCGACCGCCCGCTTACGCGTCTCAAGGATTTCACCGCCTGGATCGGCCATGAGGCCAAGGTCAATCTGACCGTGCCCGTCGATGGCAATCGCAAGAGCGTGGTGGGCAATCTTGTTTCGGTCGAGGGCGAGGTGATCGCGCTGGACGACAAGAAATCGGGCCGCGTCACTTTCCCCTTCGCCGATATTCATTCCGCCAAGCTGGTGTTGACCGATCGCTTGCTGGCCGCAACCAAACCCATTGATCTCGATGAAGATTTCGACGAGATCGACGAAGAAACCGAAACGCAGGAAGACTGATTATGGCCAGTGCGATTTCCGCCAACCGCGCCGAACTGCTCGCGATTGCGACAGCCGTTGCCACCGAGAAGATGATCGACAAGGCGATCGTTATCGAGGCGATGGAAGAGGCCATTCAGAAGTCGGCCCGCAACCGCTATGGCGCCGAAAACGACATTCGCGCCAAGCTGGACCCGCGCACCGGCGATCTGCGCCTGTGGCGCGTGGTGGAAGTGGTCGAGCATGTTGACGACTACTTCAAGCAGGTTGACCTGAAGGCGGCGGAAAAGCTGCAGAAGGACGCCAAGATCGGCGACTTCATCGTCGATCCGCTGCCCCCGGTGGATCTGGGCCGCATTGACGCGCAAAGCGCCAAGCAGGTCATCTTCCAGAAGGTGCGCGATGCCGAGCGCGACCGCCAGTATGCCGAGTTCAAGGACCGCGCGGGCGAAATCGTGACGGGCGTGATCAAGTCGGTCGAATTCGGCCATGTGATCGTCAACCTTGGCCGCGCCGAGGGCGTGATCCGCCGTGATCAGCAGATCCCGCGCGAAACCGCCCGCGTTGGTGAGCGCGTGCGTGCGCTGATCCTCAAGGTCGAGCGTCAGAACCGCGGCCCGCAGATTTTCCTGAGCCGCGCGCATCCCGATTTCATGAAGCGCCTGTTTGCGCAGGAAGTGCCTGAAATCTACGACAACATCATCGAGATCAAGGCCGCCGCCCGCGATCCGGGCAGCCGCGCCAAGATCGGCGTCATCAGCCGCGATTCGAGCATCGACCCGGTCGGCGCCTGCGTCGGCATGAAGGGCAGCCGCGTGCAGGCCGTCGTGCAGGAAATGCAGGGCGAAAAGATCGACATCATCCCCTGGAGCGAAGACACCGCCACCTTTGTGGTGAACGCGCTTCAGCCCGCCACCGTGTCGCGTGTGGTGATCGACGAGGAAGAAGGCCGCATCGAGGTCGTGGTTCCCGACGATCAGCTCAGCCTTGCCATCGGCCGCCGCGGTCAGAACGTGCGTTTGGCCAGCCAGCTGACCGGCCGTCAGATCGACATCATGACCGAGGCCGAGGCGAGCGAAAAGCGCCAGAAGGAATTCGCCGAAAAGTCCAAGCTGTTCGAGGAAGAGCTGGATGTCGATGAAACCCTCTCGCAGCTCTTGGTGGCCGAGGGCTTCAGCGAGCTGGAGGAAGTCGCCTATATCGAAATCGCCGAACTGGCGCAGATCGAAGGCTTCGACGAAGAGCTGGCCGAAGAGCTCCAGAATCGCGCGCAGGAAGCGCTCGACCGCCGCGAGGAGGCCGCCCGTCAGGAGCGCCGCGCGCTGGGCGTCGAGGATGCGCTGGCCGAACTGCCGCATCTGAATGAAACCATGCTGGTCACGCTGGGCAAGGCGGGGATCAAGACGCTCGACGATCTGGCCGATCTGGCCACCGACGAACTGATCGCCAAGAAGCGCGCCAATGACCAGCGCCGTCGCAATGACAAGCGCGACGACAAGCGTGATGAAAAGCGCGAGGAAGTCAGCCGTGGTGGCGTTCTGGGCGAATATGGCCTGAGCGAGGAACAGGGCAACGAGATCATCATGGCCGCGCGCGCGCACTGGTTCACCGACGAGGAACCGGAAGTAGACGGGGGAGCCGCCGATGCGGATTCCTCGCAATGAGCGCGTAAGCTCCGACATTGCTGACGCCGGGCCGGAAAGGAAATGCATCCTTTCCGGCGAGGTGGCCCCGCGCGATGCGCTGATCCGTCTGGCGATTTCGCCCGATGGGCCTGATGGGGTCGCCTTTGTCGCCCCCGATGCTCTGGCCAAGGCGCCGGGGCGCGGGGCGTGGATCGGCGTGCGCAAGGATGAACTGGTGCAGGCCATGGCCAAGGGGCGTCTGAAGGGCGCTCTGGCGCGGGCCTACAAGGGCGCGAAGATTGCCATTCCCGATGACCTGCCCGAAAGGATCGAGGCCGCTTTGACGCGTGCCTTTACCGACCGGCTGGGGCTGGAAATGCGCAGCGGGCGCCTGCTGGTCGGCTCGGACCGCATCGCCGAAAACGCGCGCATGGGGCGGGTTGCATGGCTGGCCCATGCCGCCGATGCGGGCGAGGATGGCAATCGCAAGCTGGATCAGGCCTGGCGCGTGGGCAGGGAAACCGAGGGCAGTGGTGAAAAGGGTGATACCTTGCCACTGGACCGGGCGGCCCTGTCTGTGGCATTGGGCCGCGACAATGTCGTGCATCTGGCGTTGACCGACCGGGCATCGGCCGAAAGGCTGGCCCCCTTGCTCGCGCGCCTGAATCACTATCTTGCCAAAGATAATCAAGGCTTTGGTGGCGATGCCGCCGAACCGGACGCACATCATGATGACGCCGACGACTGCGAGTCGCCGGCTGAGACGAATTGAGACTGAAGGGCTGTTTGAACCGATGACCGATAGCAATGACAAACCGACACTGGGCCGCAAGCCGCTGGGGCTGAAGCGCTCGGTGGAAGCGGGCGAAGTCAAGCAGACCTTCAGCCACGGCCGCACCAACAAGGTGGTGGTTGAAGTGAAACGCCGCAAGGTGATCCCGGGCAAGCCGGGCGAGGGTGGGCAGGGCGTGGAAGCGCCTGCGGCCGCTCCTGCTCCTGCGCCCGCTCCTGTGGCCCAGCCCGCGCGTCCGCCTCTGCCGCCCGTGCGCCCCGCGCCCGTGGCCGCAAGCCGCGAAACGCGTCAGGAAATGCAGGCCCGTCTGCTGCGTGAGGCCGAGGAAGCCCGTCTGGCCGCCAGCGAAGCGGCAACGCGCCGTGAGCAGGAAGAAAAGGCCCGCCAGATCGAGGAAGAGCGCCGCCGCGCCGAAGAAAACCGCCGCGCCGCCGAGGCTGCCGCTGCACCTGCGCCGGTGGTTCAGGAAGCGCCCAAGGTTGAGGAAGCGCCCGCTCCGGCTGCTCCTGCGGTTGAGGCTGCGCCTGCGCCCGCTCCTGCCGCTCCGGTTCAGGTTGAGGCGCCCAAGGCCGCGCCGGTGGAAGAAAAGCCCGCAGCCCCTGCGCCGCGCCGCTTTACCCCGGTGCAGTCGCCTGCGCCCGCGCCGCGTCGCCCCGAGGCTGCTGCGCCTGCGGCCAAGAAGCCCGCGCCCAGCCGCGACCGCAAGGCCGCCGATGAGCGCCGTGGGGGCAAGCTGACCGTCAACCGCGCGCTGAACGAGGACGAGGGCGCCCGCGCCCGTTCGCTGGCCGCGCTCAAGCGCGCCCGCGAAAAGGAACGCCGCGCCCACTTTGGCGGTCAGTATCAGCAGCGTGAAAAGCAGGTGCGCGATGTTATCGTGCCCGAGGCGATCACGGTGCAGGAACTGGCCAACCGTATGGCCGAAAAGGCCGCCGATCTGGTCAAGTCGCTCTTCAAGATGGGCATGGTGGTGACGCTCAACCACACCATCGATCAGGACACGGCGGAACTGTTGGTCGAGGAATTCGGCCACAACATCCAGCGCGTTTCGGAAAGCGATGTTGATATCGACACCACCGTTGACGTGGACGCCGATGAAACGCTCAAGACCCGTCCGCCGGTGGTGGCGATCATGGGCCACGTCGACCATGGCAAGACCTCGCTGCTCGACGCGCTGCGCGGCACGGACGTGGTGCGCGGCGAAGCCGGCGGCATCACGCAGCATATCGGCGCCTATCAGATCAAGACCAAGGGTGGCGATCTGGTGACGTTCCTCGATACGCCGGGCCACGAGGCTTTCACCGAGATGCGTATGCGCGGGGCCAATGTCACCGACATCGTCATTCTGGTCGTGGCCGGCGACGACGGTCTGATGCCGCAGACGATCGAGGCGATCAACCACACCAAGGCGGCCGGCGTGCCGATGATCGTGGCGATCACCAAGAGCGACAAGCCCGAATTCAACCCGCAGAAGATCCGCGAACGCCTGCTCGAACATGAAATCATTGTCGAGCAGATGTCGGGTGACGTTCAGGACGTGGAAGTTTCGGCCAAGACCGGCGCGGGCCTTCAGGACCTGATCGACAAGATCCTGCTGCAGGCCGAACTGATGGAACTGAAGGCGAACCCGGATCGCGCGGCCGAGGCCACCGTGATCGAGGCCAAGCTGGACAAGGGCAAGGGGCCGCTGGCCACCGTCCTGATCAACCGCGGTACGCTCAAGGTCGGCGACATCTTCGTGGTCGGCACCCAGTCGGGCCGCGTGCGCGCCATGCTGGACGACAAGGGGCGTCAGGTGAAGCAGGCTCCGCCCTCGCTGCCGGTTGAGGTTCTGGGCCTTGGCGGCGTGCCGATGGCCGGTGACACGCTGACCGTGGTCGAAAGCGAAGCGCGCGCCCGCGAAGTGGCGGCCTTCCGTCAGGAACAGGCCACCGCCAAGCGCACGACTTCGGCGCCCTCGAGCCTTGAAAACATGTTCTCGGCTCTGGCCGCCAAGCAGTCGGTGATCGAATATCCGATCGTCGTGAAGGCGGACGTGCAGGGCTCGGTCGAAGCCATCGTCAACGCGCTCAACCGCCTCTCGAACGATGAGATCAAGCTCAAGGTTCTGGCCAGCGGCGTGGGCGCGATCACCGAAAGCGACGTCAATCTGGCGGCCGCATCAGGCGCGCCGATCGTGGGCTTCAACGTCCGTCCCAATGCCAAGGCGCGCGAGATCATCGAACGCTTCAAGGTGCGGATGAAGTATTTCGACGTCATCTATCACCTCACCGACGACATCGCCAAGGAAATGGCGGGCGTTTGGGGGCCGGAGCGGATCGAAACCGTGGTCGGCCGCGCCGAGGTCAAGGAAGTGTTCCCGGCGGGCAAGCACAACAAGGCGGCCGGTCTGCTGGTCGTCGAGGGCTATATCAAGAAGGGTCTGCACACCCGTCTTACCCGCAACGACGTCATCGTCTCCAAGACCACCGTGGCCTCGCTGCGCCGGTTCAAGGACGATGTGGCCGAGGTCCGCGCCGGTTTGGAATGCGGCGTGGTGCTCGAGGCCACCAACGATGTGAAGGCGGGCGATATGCTCGAAGTCTTCGAAGTCGAGATGCGCGAGCGCACGCTCTGATTCTTTGACGGATCGACGAAGAAAAGGGCGGCTTCCCGATCAGGGAGGCCGCCCTTTTCCGTGTCTGAGACCCGCCCGGCCGGTGGGAAAGGGGGCAGGGGGGAACGGCCCCTGCCATGTTTCCATTATTGGGCCAAAGCGGGTTCAGGGTCGGGCGATGCGCAAGGCACCGTCCTGAGAGGTTTAACGGATGGCGCCGACGATGACGCTGGCCACGATGCCGGTGGTGATGGCCACCAGCACGGCGTCATTGCCGCTGCGCACCCACTGATAACCGCGCGGGGGCGGGCCAAGGCGGCGATAGCGGTGGTAATCGACCACGGCGTAATTGGGCGCCCGGCGGCGGTCGAAACGCTCGCCCTTGCGGAACTGGACAAAGGCGGGCGGGCGATGGCCCTGAGGTCCACGATAGTCGTGACCGCCCCGGTTGTCGGGTCCGCGATGGTCGCCCGGGGCGTCATGCCTGCCCGGCTGCGCCAGAGCGGGGGCCGAGGGGGCCAGCAGGGCTGCGGCCAGCACCAGCGCGATGGGGGTCTTCATGATGTTTCTCCTGTGGGAAGAGTTGAACTCTTCAATGTCCCTTTCTTACAATGGCCTAATGCGCGGGAACCTGAACGGTGCCGGTCATTCTTGTGTTAAATTGTCGCATGGCCGATGGAGGATGACGCAAACGAAAAGGCCCGCCTTGACCATGCAAGGCGGGCCGTGGCCGGCGCGCGGGCGTGGCCGATCAGCGCATCGCGCCCACGATCACGCTGGCCACGATGCCGCTGGTGATGCCGATCAGCAGGGCGTCATCGCCGCTGCGCACCCAGCGATAACCGCGCGGGGGCGGGCGCAGGCGGTGCCAGCGGCGGTAATCGTTGATGATGACATAATTGGGCGCGCGTTCGGCATAGAAGCGCTCGCCGCGGCGGAACTGGCGCCAACCGGGCTGGGGCGCCCAACCGTGGCCGCCGTGCCATTGAGGGCCGCGACCGCCATGGCGGCCATGGTCCCAATGGCCCCGCCCGCCGCGCCCATGATCAGGGTCGGCCGAGGCAACCGTGGGGGCAAGAATCAGCGCACAGAGCGCCATTCCGATAAATTTACGCATCCGTTCCTCCTTGGAGGCGTTGAAATTGCCGGGCCAGGCCCGATTTCAATACCGCTCCAGACATAGAAGTCATTGCCAAGCGATGCGTTCCATGAGCAAAGCAAATTCACGACGGGCCGGTATGATCCGGCGACAGATTTGACGAGATATTATGGCACGCCACCAAACTTCCACCCCCGAAAACCGCTCGGTCCGCCTGCTCAAGGTGGGCGAGCAGGTGCGGCATGTGATTTCCGACCTGTTGACGCGCCAGATGGTGCATGACGACGTGCTGACCGCCCATTCGGTCAGCGTCACCGAGGTCCGCATGAGCCCGGATCTGCGCCACGCGACGGTCTTTGTGAAACCGCTGCTGGGCGAGGATGAGGAGATTGTGCTGAAAGCCCTGCGCACGAACATCGCCTTTTTCCAGAAAGAGGTCGCGGGCAAGCTGAAGCTGAAATATGCGGCCAAGATCAAGTTTCTGCCCGATGAAAGCTTTGACGAGGCGAGCCGGATCGACGCGCTGCTGGCCGATCCGCGCGTGCGGCGCGATATCGGTGAGCATGGGGATGAGCAGGGGGACGGCGAGTAAGCCCGCCCGATGGCCAAGCTCTATTTCTACTATGCCAGCATGAATGCGGGCAAATCGACCACGCTGCTTCAGGCCGATTTCAACTATCGCGAGCGCGGCATGGCCACGATGCTGTGGACGGCGGCGCTGGACCATCGCGGGGGCGATCACGCGATTGAGAGCCGGATCGGGCTGGCGGCGGATGCGCATCGGTTTGCGGCCGAGACGGACATTCACGGCGCGGTGATGGCCGCGCATCGGACCGCGCCGCTCTCCTGCGTGCTGATCGACGAGGCGCAGTTCCTTTCCGCCGATCAGGTGTGGCAGGCCGCGCGCATTGCCGACGAGGGCGGAATTCCGGTCCTGTGCTATGGTCTTCGCACCGATTTTCAGGGTGAGCTGTTTCCCGGATCGGCAGCCTTGCTGGGCATTGCCGATGCTTTGGTGGAGTTGAAGGCGGTGTGCCATTGCGGGCGCAAGGCGACGATGAACCTGCGCGTGGACGCGGCGGGCCATGCGGTGATCGAGGGTGCGCAGACCGAGATCGGCGGGAATGACCGCTATGTTGCCCTGTGCCGACGGCATTTCACGCAGGCGCGGCGCGCGGGCTGATGGATATGATGTCTGTTCTGGGCTTTGCCGGGCTGGTCGTGCCGTTGGTTGTGGCCATCGTGTTTCACGAGGTGGCGCATGGGCTGGCGGCGCGCGCATTGGGCGATCCTACGGCGGACGAGGCCAAAAGGCTGAGCCTCAACCCGCTGCGCCACGTTGATCTGGTGGGCACGATCCTGCTGCCGGGGATGCTCGCTCTGGCCAAATTGCCGGTGTTCGGCTGGGCCAAACCGGTGCCGGTCAACAAATGGCGGCTGCGCAATCCGCGCGTGGGCATGATGATCGTGGCGGCGGCGGGGCCGGTTTCGAACATCGTGATGGCGGTGCTGGGCGCGCTGCTGCTGGGCGCGATGGCGCATCTGCCGCAGGCGATGGGCGTGCAGGTAGCGGCCGAGATGCTGTTGGCCTTTATTCAGATCAATCTGTTTCTGGCGCTGTTCAACCTGCTGCCGATTCCGCCCTTTGACGGTTCGCATATTGTGGAGGGGCTTTTGCCCCAAAAGGCGGCGGTGTTTTATGCGCGGTTTCGCCGTCTGGGCTTTGCGCTGGTGCTGGTTCTGCTGGTGGTCTTGCCGCAACTGGTGCCG harbors:
- a CDS encoding RcnB family protein, which gives rise to MKTPIALVLAAALLAPSAPALAQPGRHDAPGDHRGPDNRGGHDYRGPQGHRPPAFVQFRKGERFDRRRAPNYAVVDYHRYRRLGPPPRGYQWVRSGNDAVLVAITTGIVASVIVGAIR
- a CDS encoding RcnB family protein; the encoded protein is MRKFIGMALCALILAPTVASADPDHGRGGRGHWDHGRHGGRGPQWHGGHGWAPQPGWRQFRRGERFYAERAPNYVIINDYRRWHRLRPPPRGYRWVRSGDDALLIGITSGIVASVIVGAMR
- a CDS encoding thymidine kinase, producing the protein MAKLYFYYASMNAGKSTTLLQADFNYRERGMATMLWTAALDHRGGDHAIESRIGLAADAHRFAAETDIHGAVMAAHRTAPLSCVLIDEAQFLSADQVWQAARIADEGGIPVLCYGLRTDFQGELFPGSAALLGIADALVELKAVCHCGRKATMNLRVDAAGHAVIEGAQTEIGGNDRYVALCRRHFTQARRAG
- the infB gene encoding translation initiation factor IF-2, yielding MTDSNDKPTLGRKPLGLKRSVEAGEVKQTFSHGRTNKVVVEVKRRKVIPGKPGEGGQGVEAPAAAPAPAPAPVAQPARPPLPPVRPAPVAASRETRQEMQARLLREAEEARLAASEAATRREQEEKARQIEEERRRAEENRRAAEAAAAPAPVVQEAPKVEEAPAPAAPAVEAAPAPAPAAPVQVEAPKAAPVEEKPAAPAPRRFTPVQSPAPAPRRPEAAAPAAKKPAPSRDRKAADERRGGKLTVNRALNEDEGARARSLAALKRAREKERRAHFGGQYQQREKQVRDVIVPEAITVQELANRMAEKAADLVKSLFKMGMVVTLNHTIDQDTAELLVEEFGHNIQRVSESDVDIDTTVDVDADETLKTRPPVVAIMGHVDHGKTSLLDALRGTDVVRGEAGGITQHIGAYQIKTKGGDLVTFLDTPGHEAFTEMRMRGANVTDIVILVVAGDDGLMPQTIEAINHTKAAGVPMIVAITKSDKPEFNPQKIRERLLEHEIIVEQMSGDVQDVEVSAKTGAGLQDLIDKILLQAELMELKANPDRAAEATVIEAKLDKGKGPLATVLINRGTLKVGDIFVVGTQSGRVRAMLDDKGRQVKQAPPSLPVEVLGLGGVPMAGDTLTVVESEARAREVAAFRQEQATAKRTTSAPSSLENMFSALAAKQSVIEYPIVVKADVQGSVEAIVNALNRLSNDEIKLKVLASGVGAITESDVNLAAASGAPIVGFNVRPNAKAREIIERFKVRMKYFDVIYHLTDDIAKEMAGVWGPERIETVVGRAEVKEVFPAGKHNKAAGLLVVEGYIKKGLHTRLTRNDVIVSKTTVASLRRFKDDVAEVRAGLECGVVLEATNDVKAGDMLEVFEVEMRERTL
- the rbfA gene encoding 30S ribosome-binding factor RbfA, translating into MARHQTSTPENRSVRLLKVGEQVRHVISDLLTRQMVHDDVLTAHSVSVTEVRMSPDLRHATVFVKPLLGEDEEIVLKALRTNIAFFQKEVAGKLKLKYAAKIKFLPDESFDEASRIDALLADPRVRRDIGEHGDEQGDGE
- a CDS encoding site-2 protease family protein — its product is MMSVLGFAGLVVPLVVAIVFHEVAHGLAARALGDPTADEAKRLSLNPLRHVDLVGTILLPGMLALAKLPVFGWAKPVPVNKWRLRNPRVGMMIVAAAGPVSNIVMAVLGALLLGAMAHLPQAMGVQVAAEMLLAFIQINLFLALFNLLPIPPFDGSHIVEGLLPQKAAVFYARFRRLGFALVLVLLVVLPQLVPGFDLVDRWVGPPFDWAYRQVLTLARLVMGG